The window GGTTGCtcgctctgtgtttctctcttgtGGCGATTGCTCCAGACATTTAGTCATAGCTCCGCAGCTACTGAGCGGAGTTATTTTGGCTCAGAGTCCAGCCCCTCTGGCTCTCTGCGCTGTTGTAACCCGAGCCAGGTGTTTCTGCCACAGCTGGCTCAGGTGAAGCATACCATCGCATTTGAGCAAACACTTTTAATTGACGGGTATGTAAAGAAGACGTAGTCTGTAGGCGACGTTACATAATTTACCACAGGCACATACAGCTTCATCGGTAATGGTATCCATTATAAGTGGTGGCAGACTTATGGGCTAGATTAATTTACCACGCAGTgtataaagaaattaaaaagagCTCCACCCAGCCGCAACAATGACATTAATTAACACACTAATGCACCAATAATCAAAATCCAATAATACagatattattttgaaatgggCCACTCTGCATAATCAGTACTCTTATTTTTGGTAGGCTATATTTAGATGCTTTTACTTAGGAGTTTGAATGAAGGTCATGTcctgtaaggtgtccttgagtgctatGAAATGCGCCTATGAATacaattcatttattattattattattattattattattattattattatcattattattacatatgctaaaatataggcctactgAACTATGGACATGGATAACCATGAAcacaaatttattttgttttacattatcATGAACACTTTGATAAAGATTTATGAAACACTGACCATGTAACTGTACAGTACCACGTTTAAATGGTTGTAATACATGATGCATGTGCAGTATGACCTATACAGTGGTAGGCTGTGGTAGGCTACAAGCATCACAACAATACAGGATGTAGTGGAGATTAGATATAGATTATGGTTGTGTCTTTACAGTAGGCCTATATTGAATATTCAGCAGCTCTTGTTTTACCTGAAACCTTATATGTCATACATTAATGCCTGGACCAGATAGGAGTTTAGGAATGATGGAGAGTAAGtaaactacatttatttaagtaCTATAGCCTACTACATTAGACTACATTTTTTGGCtatgtacttgagtatttccattttctgctactttatacttttactccactacattttagaCACAAagattgtactttttacttgaccacatcaaaatattttaacacgaaatataatcaataaataaattgatgTATTGGTATGGATGAAGATCAGTCTTTATTGATCCATTGGTGAAATTCACAGGCTACCcagcataaaacaaaaaacaaacccctcctttaccagctgcaacatgatacacatttatacattatAACTATACGTAAATTAACatacattattctgaaatgggccgtACTGCATGATGAAACCTTTTTTGTGCCGTGAGTAAAATTAGTAAAATTACTGCTGATAcatattttgaatgcaggacttttacttctaacagagtatttctgcaTTGGGGAATTGCTATTTTTACTGAAATAAAAGATCCCAATATGGCCTCCCACCACTGCATTTAAAGaattattaaaatgaatacaGTGCCACTATACCACTAAATAATGTTGGTGTTAAAATCAGATAAGGACCAAAGCTTACCCAATATTTAGGTACCCTGTCACCGGGCTACATTACTTATTGTGAAATCAAAAATCAACATGACCTTTACCCATGAAACATCAGTGTCTGCCTGGGTTCTCTATCAAGTAAGtccacattttttaaagaaagtgaCTCAACTAATAAAGTGTTGGCCTGGTACACATTGAGGGCAGAGGGCAAACTGGGTTTAGCAGTTCAGACAAATATGTTgagttttaataataataataataataataataataataataatgataataataataatgataataataataacaatgactattctttttattcataaaaaatgaataagtgAAGCTTTTCTGTCATAAAATATACTTTCAGAGGTGTTTTGCCgagataaaacaaagatttttCTTGTGACGAGAGCCCTTGAATTAGCCTGTATTCTACGGCACTGCTTATGGCTGGTGCAAACGTCATTATCACGTGGGTGGGTTTGTCTATCATTTAACGTCATCGCGTCGTCCTACGTGTCCCGCCCTACGCTGGCGAGTTGTTTCCGCCAAGATGGTTGTTGGTGCCTTCCCTATCGCCAAGCTCCTCTACCTCGGAGTGAGGCAGCTGAGCAAGCCTGTAGCGAACAGAATAAAAGCAGGAGCTCGGAGAAGCGAGTTCTTTAAGAATTACATCTGCCTGCCGCCGGCACAGAGTGAGTAACCGAGCTAACGGCTACCAATGACCGCTAGTTGCAGTGTCAGACACCCGGACGAGGGATAAAGCGAGGAGAGCTACGCCAGCCAATGAGATTGTAGTTGTCGAGACCGCTTACCCAATCATTTTCACGGGTTCATCGGCTCGACCAGTAGTAGCCAGGCAAGCTAGAAGAGGGCGGGTCTTGTGTGTCATTGAACAGGTTGTATGAAGCCAGCACCCTGAATGCCTTTTGAAAAGGCACTGTGCCCTCTTGTTTAGACACACTTGTCAGTTAAGTCGTACTAAACGCTGCTTAAATACAAGGTAAACCTAATGTGATATAATGTTATTCAAACTGTATGTTTAGGAGAGAGCTTGTCTCAAGAGCACGGAATACAAAAGCCTTTTTCTCTCTAGCTagtcattttcagtttcatttaaaCTGAGACACATTGGATTTGATAATTCGAAGAACTATCTCATTGTAAAAATTGAGATagactattttttttatacccaTACGATACTTTATATATTACATTCTGGcatattattttatacagctgtactttattttatcataatatttatagcatatatatatatatatatatatatatatatatatatatatatatatatatatatagcttcCTTTCACCTTGCTCTATGTCTAATAAGCCATACTTATCATAGTGCACTATTATATACTAATGTAAATGTTTTACATCAGTAATCACACTactgtgactttactttgacatttttgcctCCAGTGCTTCATTTTAGTGTAATATACATCtcgttatttattttgtatactCTCTATATTCATCTGTATTGCTATCCTTGTGTTGCTGCAACAACCAAATGTCTGTGCTAGGGATCAGTCGAAGTTTATCTTATATTTTACAGCTGGTGGTGGTTGTTAAGGGCTTGGCATCAGTTACAGACTACAAAATGATTCCTGACTTATTTGAATTAATGCCAATAAACTGTGCTGGAGAGGTTTAGTGTTCTTTTAAGCTCACTACACAGTCAGCTGTACACTCCCAACAGAATGTGAACAAATGCATCTTATTGCATTCTCACATGTATTTCAAACTATTTACTTGATATCATCTGAAGCAAAATTGCAAACATTCAAATAACATATCAAAAGTCAAAATTGAACTGCACACAGTTTGTTCTTTGTTCTCACAGTTTACCACTGGGTTGAGATGAGAACGAAGATGCGGATCATGGGCTTCCGGGGTTCCACCATTAAGCCCCTGAATGAGGAGGCGGCTGCAGAGCTGGGTGCAGAGTTGCTGGGAGAGACAGTCATCTTCCTTATTGGTGGTGGATGCATGGTGCTGGAGTACAGCAGGCAGGCTGCTAACTCTCGTCGCAAAGAAGAGGAGCAGAATGAGACCATCACAAGCTTACAGACTCAAATAGCAGAACTAACGCTAACTACAGAGACTCTAGATGCTCAGCTGAGAGAGATCAACAGGCACCTGCTGTCCTTTCCTGTTCCcaacaaaaagtgattaaatTAGTTCTTTGCTACATGGTGTGATCCTGTTtgttggtctgtgtgtgaagGGACAAGTGTGCATGAACGTAGTACTGCCATGTACAGCTGGAGTATGATCCTGCTTCACACACCGTCCTCTGCCCATTAAGTTGGATGGAAGAGGTGGAAATAAGCATATCAGTGCGTTGTGGATTTGGGTGCCATTACATTAGCTCATGTTTTGAGCAGCTAGTTGTAAAGGGGTATTACTATGATATTCATAGTGTTAATCTATGGTTGATCTTGCATGACCATGATAAAGTTGATTGTACATAAAGATTTACTATAAAATGTAATGGCATCCTTAAAGTTAATATATTTTATGACAGCTCCAGTGATCCTCACTGACATTAATCTCATAGGAAACTCTGATTTTCATGCTTAATGAGATATATACAAATGAgaaatattttgtgcatttgACTGAAGGCCAAAAAtggacaacaaaaacaaacaaacatcaagtCACACGCTCTGATTATTTTTAGGACTGTCTGGCCCTTCAGTCCCCATATTGTATTAACACTGTAAATCACTTTTATGGTTCATATGCATTGGATGTGGTGACAACTGTACAAAGTATGGTGTAAAATAAAATGGTATGCTGTCTGTAACAAGAGTTTTTTGTCCCCTTACACGCAAGTAAAGAGAATACAAACTTTACTGAAAATTAGGAATTGAGCCCAAATCACTCCCAGGTGGTATCATTCCAAATTATTTCTTTACATGGTACCTCATTTAATGTAAGTAAACTGTAAACTATATGATATCTATTTATGTGGTGGAAAAtgactaaatacatttactcaaatactaTATTTaggtacaattttgaggtaatTTCTATTTTCTGCTTCAGTAACATTTTTAATTCATGACTTTTACTTTTCTACAGTCGGGCAGTGTTGTGAGAAGGACTTGGGTATTTAAAGGAGTAAGGCCACAATGTAGAAATACTCACATTACATGCTACATTTACGCAAGTAAAAGTTCAAAAGTGTATGCATCAGCAAATACTAAAGTacaaaaagttaaagtacttAAAATGTAGAATACCTATCATATATGTAATAATATATGCAGAGATGAAGTTCTCTGatattttactgaagtaaaagtataaatacgagaagaaaaaaaaaccctgtgtgATGTAAACCtattcattatgcagaatggcccatttcagaataacaGGCTTTATGTTGTATTGTTGGATTATAATTTGTGATGCaatcatgtgttcatcactttattaTTACCGCTGGTACATGTGGAACTGATTTTAACAACATTAAatactgctgggtagtttaTGTACAATAATGCATCATAGTTTATCAGCTGATTGTATTTAGTTCtgaaaatctgaatctgcaatgTAGGTTAATATGATAGACATGCAGTGAAATAAAGAGTACACATTTCCCTCTGACAtttagtggagtagaagtatgaagttgcagaaaatgaaaatcCGCAATAAA is drawn from Epinephelus fuscoguttatus linkage group LG5, E.fuscoguttatus.final_Chr_v1 and contains these coding sequences:
- the opa3 gene encoding optic atrophy 3 protein homolog codes for the protein MVVGAFPIAKLLYLGVRQLSKPVANRIKAGARRSEFFKNYICLPPAQIYHWVEMRTKMRIMGFRGSTIKPLNEEAAAELGAELLGETVIFLIGGGCMVLEYSRQAANSRRKEEEQNETITSLQTQIAELTLTTETLDAQLREINRHLLSFPVPNKK